In the genome of Pelagibacterium nitratireducens, one region contains:
- a CDS encoding thymidylate synthase — protein MKQYLDLLRHVMENGVDRADRTGTGTRSVFGYQMRFDLNEGFPLLTTKKLHIRSIVYELLWFLRGDTNVRWLQERGVKIWDEWADENGDLGPVYGSQWRSWPAPDGRHIDQIANLVNQIKTRPDSRRHIVSAWNPAEVDDMALPPCHCLFQFYVADGKLSCQLYQRSADIFLGVPFNIASYALLTHMMAEVTGLGVGDFVHTLGDAHIYHNHFEQTQTQLERSPKPLPRLEIVTRRGSIFDFAFEDFEIVGYDPDPHIKAQVAV, from the coding sequence ATGAAGCAGTATCTCGACCTTTTGCGCCATGTGATGGAAAACGGGGTGGACCGGGCCGACAGGACCGGGACGGGGACCCGTTCGGTTTTCGGCTATCAGATGCGGTTCGACCTCAATGAAGGCTTTCCGCTGCTGACGACGAAAAAACTCCATATCCGTTCCATCGTCTATGAGCTTTTGTGGTTTTTGCGCGGGGACACCAATGTGCGCTGGCTGCAGGAGCGCGGGGTCAAGATCTGGGACGAGTGGGCCGACGAGAACGGCGATCTCGGCCCGGTCTATGGCAGCCAGTGGCGCAGCTGGCCGGCGCCGGACGGGCGCCATATCGACCAGATCGCCAATCTGGTCAACCAGATCAAGACCAGGCCCGATTCCCGGCGTCACATCGTTTCAGCCTGGAACCCGGCGGAAGTGGACGATATGGCGCTGCCGCCCTGTCATTGCCTGTTCCAGTTCTATGTCGCCGACGGCAAGCTTTCCTGCCAGCTCTATCAGCGCTCGGCGGATATCTTTCTGGGCGTGCCCTTCAACATCGCATCCTATGCGCTTTTGACCCATATGATGGCCGAGGTGACCGGGCTGGGGGTGGGCGATTTCGTCCATACGCTGGGGGACGCTCATATCTACCACAACCATTTCGAGCAGACCCAGACGCAGCTTGAGCGTTCGCCCAAGCCGCTGCCGAGGCTGGAGATCGTTACCAGGCGCGGTTCCATTTTCGACTTTGCGTTCGAGGATTTCGAGATCGTCGGGTATGACCCCGATCCGCACATCAAGGCACAGGTGGCAGTATGA
- a CDS encoding DUF4424 domain-containing protein — translation MAFGLALPAHGNDTMATVGVGGLQFAQNENVRMLSEDLYLSMDAVRVTYEFENLTDTDQHVLVAFPMPDIESSPYEMAGFPTDDPENVFGFSTTFDGRPVEAELHQSVFALGVDRTKALQKLGVPLAPHLLSTEDAVNALSETDKQMLVSIGALGPYPYDEAGRYSPDWTLKSAYLWEAVFPAGEIVEVSHRYTPGLGGTVAATFIDTEYGQRAEYEEKYCLEDDLVAAVERTLTSPDEPWSAPFTESWLTYILSSGANWANSIGTFRLTVDKGSVDNFVSFCGEGVTKTGPTTFEMVQEDFYPWQDIEVLFVVRRDDY, via the coding sequence ATGGCTTTTGGGCTGGCGCTCCCCGCCCATGGCAACGATACGATGGCCACTGTGGGGGTTGGCGGGCTGCAATTTGCGCAGAACGAGAACGTGCGCATGCTCAGCGAGGACCTCTATCTCTCGATGGACGCGGTTCGGGTTACCTATGAATTCGAGAATCTGACCGATACCGATCAGCATGTCCTCGTGGCGTTTCCGATGCCCGATATCGAGAGTTCGCCCTATGAAATGGCGGGTTTCCCGACCGACGATCCTGAAAATGTCTTTGGCTTTTCGACCACGTTTGACGGACGGCCGGTGGAGGCCGAACTGCACCAGTCGGTTTTCGCGCTGGGGGTAGACCGTACAAAGGCGTTGCAGAAGCTCGGCGTGCCGCTGGCGCCGCATCTGCTTTCGACCGAGGATGCTGTCAACGCGTTGTCCGAAACGGACAAGCAAATGCTGGTGAGCATCGGGGCGCTGGGGCCTTATCCCTATGATGAAGCCGGACGCTATTCGCCGGACTGGACGCTGAAATCGGCCTATCTGTGGGAAGCGGTGTTTCCGGCGGGTGAGATCGTCGAGGTGAGCCACCGCTACACGCCCGGGCTGGGCGGGACGGTGGCGGCGACCTTCATCGACACCGAATATGGCCAGCGGGCCGAGTATGAGGAAAAATACTGCCTCGAAGATGATCTGGTGGCGGCGGTGGAACGCACGCTGACCAGCCCGGACGAGCCGTGGTCGGCGCCGTTCACCGAAAGCTGGCTTACCTACATTTTGTCGTCGGGCGCCAACTGGGCAAATTCGATCGGCACGTTCCGGCTGACCGTCGACAAGGGCAGCGTGGACAATTTCGTCTCGTTCTGCGGCGAGGGCGTTACCAAGACCGGGCCGACGACCTTCGAGATGGTGCAGGAGGATTTCTACCCCTGGCAGGATATCGAGGTGCTGTTCGTGGTGCGGAGGGACGACTATTGA
- a CDS encoding MazG nucleotide pyrophosphohydrolase domain-containing protein produces the protein MRPDKDAARAQLAALTQAVGKVSDTYATRCDIDRDRDWAALKLSEETGELVAAFLKTTGRGRREGESEDGLREALEDEAADVLAMLLIFAKQNGIDLTTALERKWFRYLA, from the coding sequence TTGAGACCGGATAAGGATGCGGCGCGGGCGCAACTCGCGGCTTTGACGCAGGCGGTGGGGAAGGTGTCGGACACTTATGCCACGCGATGTGACATCGATCGGGATCGCGACTGGGCGGCGCTGAAACTCTCCGAGGAAACTGGCGAGCTGGTTGCAGCGTTTCTGAAAACGACCGGCCGGGGGCGCCGCGAGGGCGAGTCGGAAGATGGGCTGCGCGAAGCGCTCGAGGATGAAGCCGCCGATGTCCTGGCGATGCTGCTGATCTTTGCCAAACAGAACGGCATCGACCTGACCACGGCGCTGGAGCGCAAGTGGTTTCGGTATCTGGCGTAG
- the greA gene encoding transcription elongation factor GreA yields MSVAFTKEESAETASETLLPDRPISPEPNLVTEAGLKALHDQLDAARMAYNTASAIEDVNDRRREAASPLRDLRYFTQRVRTAQLIPAPVQTDTVAFGSTVTFSRDDGRIQKYRIVGEDEADPKSGSISYVSPLARALMGKTAGDIANLGDKEIEIIEIS; encoded by the coding sequence TTGAGCGTTGCGTTCACCAAGGAAGAAAGTGCGGAAACGGCATCGGAAACCCTGTTGCCCGATCGCCCCATTTCGCCCGAACCCAACCTTGTGACCGAGGCGGGGCTTAAAGCCCTGCACGATCAGCTCGACGCTGCCCGCATGGCCTATAACACCGCCAGTGCCATCGAAGACGTCAACGACCGCCGCCGCGAAGCGGCCAGCCCGTTGCGGGACCTGCGCTATTTCACCCAGCGCGTGCGCACCGCCCAACTCATCCCGGCACCGGTTCAAACCGATACCGTCGCATTCGGCAGCACTGTCACCTTCAGCCGCGACGACGGTCGGATACAGAAATACCGCATAGTGGGCGAGGACGAGGCCGATCCCAAATCAGGATCGATCTCCTATGTCTCCCCCCTCGCCCGCGCTCTCATGGGCAAAACCGCAGGAGACATCGCAAATCTGGGCGACAAGGAAATCGAGATTATCGAGATATCTTAG
- a CDS encoding GNAT family N-acetyltransferase encodes MKPDIRMAVADDAALVLDFIVKLAEYEKLGHEVEATVEQIGAQLFGENPRAFCEIAELDGKPVGFALWFYTFSTFQGRHGIWLEDLFVDPEVRGKGIGKALLAHLARRCIDEGLGRFEWWVLDWNTPAIEFYKAQGALMLDEWTVCRVSGADLVALAGKS; translated from the coding sequence ATGAAACCCGATATCCGGATGGCGGTTGCCGACGATGCAGCTCTGGTGCTCGATTTCATCGTCAAGCTCGCCGAATATGAAAAGCTCGGCCATGAAGTCGAGGCGACTGTCGAGCAGATCGGCGCGCAATTGTTCGGCGAAAACCCCAGGGCCTTTTGCGAGATTGCCGAACTTGACGGCAAGCCCGTGGGGTTCGCGCTATGGTTTTATACCTTCTCGACCTTTCAGGGGCGGCATGGCATCTGGCTCGAGGATCTGTTTGTTGACCCCGAGGTGCGGGGGAAGGGGATCGGCAAGGCGCTGCTGGCGCATCTGGCCCGACGCTGCATCGACGAAGGGCTGGGGCGGTTCGAATGGTGGGTGCTGGACTGGAACACGCCAGCGATAGAATTTTACAAGGCGCAAGGAGCTCTGATGCTGGACGAATGGACGGTGTGCCGGGTGAGCGGGGCGGACCTTGTCGCATTGGCGGGCAAGTCATGA
- a CDS encoding dihydrofolate reductase, with translation MSVVVAMIAAVGRNGAIGAAGDLPWRLPTDFAFYKRTTMGKPLVVGRKTFQSIGKPLPGRTNIVVTRSADFAPEGVEVFGDLSEAIARGREIAERDGVDELFINGGGEIYRAAMPLADRLYVTHVDAAPDGDTFFPQIDPAAWVGTVLPEIVPGEKDSARFVTMVYERR, from the coding sequence ATGAGCGTGGTGGTTGCGATGATCGCGGCGGTGGGGCGCAACGGGGCGATCGGGGCGGCGGGCGATCTGCCCTGGCGGCTGCCGACCGACTTTGCGTTCTACAAGCGCACGACGATGGGCAAGCCGCTGGTCGTGGGGCGCAAGACGTTTCAATCCATCGGCAAGCCCTTGCCGGGGCGGACAAATATCGTTGTGACGCGCAGCGCCGATTTTGCGCCCGAGGGTGTCGAGGTGTTCGGCGATTTGTCAGAGGCGATTGCGCGAGGGCGCGAGATTGCCGAGCGTGACGGGGTGGATGAGCTGTTCATCAATGGGGGCGGGGAGATCTATCGGGCCGCCATGCCGCTGGCGGATCGGCTTTACGTCACCCATGTCGACGCCGCGCCGGACGGCGATACGTTCTTTCCCCAGATCGATCCGGCGGCCTGGGTGGGCACGGTGCTGCCTGAAATCGTGCCAGGGGAAAAAGACAGCGCGCGCTTTGTGACCATGGTATACGAGCGACGCTGA
- the hflK gene encoding FtsH protease activity modulator HflK, which yields MPWEDNRGGRRSRSGGPWGQAPGGGGGGNGPRRPSGGNNTPNLEDILARGRQQFGGGGNIPGGGRWLVIGVVAAALVFWGSQSIYTIAPNEVGVELLFGEPKDEFSSPGLHFHWWPIERVERASTTENQTRVGTGTTNDRDSGLMLSGDQNIVNMSFSILWRIADPRLYLFEVRDPDEMVRQAAESAMREVVGRRTAQDVFRDDRTGIALEVQQITQNILDSYGVGVTISNISIENVAPPAEVADAFDEVQRALQDEDRFQEEARQYANTLLGSARGQAAAIREEAAAYRDRVINEAEGQAARFVSVYNEYRNAPEVTRQRIFLEMMEEVLGGTEKVLLEGGQGSGVIPYLPLPELRSSGSTLQSGGSQ from the coding sequence ATGCCGTGGGAAGACAATAGGGGCGGCCGCCGGAGCCGCAGCGGCGGTCCATGGGGCCAGGCGCCGGGCGGAGGTGGTGGCGGTAACGGTCCACGCCGTCCCAGCGGGGGAAACAACACTCCCAATCTCGAGGACATTCTGGCACGCGGCCGGCAGCAGTTCGGCGGCGGCGGAAATATTCCCGGCGGCGGGCGCTGGCTGGTGATTGGTGTCGTTGCGGCGGCGCTGGTCTTTTGGGGCAGCCAGTCGATCTATACCATCGCGCCGAACGAAGTGGGCGTCGAGCTTTTGTTCGGGGAGCCCAAGGACGAATTCTCCAGTCCGGGCCTGCATTTCCATTGGTGGCCGATCGAGCGCGTCGAGCGTGCGTCCACAACGGAAAACCAGACGCGCGTGGGCACGGGAACGACCAATGACCGCGATAGCGGGCTGATGCTTTCGGGCGATCAGAACATCGTCAACATGAGCTTTTCGATCCTGTGGCGGATCGCCGATCCGCGGCTTTACCTGTTCGAGGTTCGCGACCCCGACGAAATGGTGCGCCAGGCCGCCGAAAGCGCGATGCGTGAGGTTGTCGGGCGCCGTACGGCGCAGGACGTGTTCCGTGACGATCGTACCGGGATCGCGCTCGAGGTGCAGCAGATCACCCAGAACATTCTCGACAGCTATGGCGTGGGTGTGACGATCTCCAACATCTCGATCGAAAACGTGGCACCGCCGGCCGAAGTTGCCGATGCGTTCGACGAAGTGCAGCGCGCGCTGCAGGACGAAGACCGTTTCCAGGAAGAAGCACGGCAATACGCCAACACCCTTCTGGGTAGCGCGCGTGGTCAGGCCGCAGCGATCCGCGAAGAGGCCGCAGCCTATCGTGACCGCGTGATCAACGAGGCCGAGGGCCAGGCGGCGCGTTTCGTTTCCGTTTACAACGAATACCGCAACGCGCCAGAGGTCACCCGCCAGCGCATCTTCCTTGAAATGATGGAAGAGGTTCTGGGCGGAACCGAGAAGGTGCTGCTCGAAGGTGGCCAGGGTTCGGGGGTCATCCCCTATCTGCCGCTGCCCGAACTGCGAAGCAGCGGGTCCACCCTCCAGAGCGGAGGTAGCCAGTAA
- a CDS encoding DUF2065 domain-containing protein, producing MTDLLAALGLAFVIEGLLYAAFPEQMKRMVAQMIALPSQQLRMAALGMAAAGLIVLTVVRF from the coding sequence GTGACCGATCTTCTTGCCGCTCTGGGGCTGGCCTTTGTTATCGAGGGGCTGCTTTACGCTGCATTTCCCGAGCAGATGAAAAGGATGGTCGCCCAGATGATCGCGCTGCCGAGCCAGCAATTGCGCATGGCAGCGCTTGGAATGGCAGCGGCAGGCCTGATCGTGCTCACGGTCGTGCGATTTTAG
- a CDS encoding GNAT family N-acetyltransferase, which translates to MEQEPRTVLETERLILRPWQDADRAPFAAIVGDPHVMRFYTGTRDRAAADAWIDKMIAGLDAGTSAFLAAERKADGELIGLIGTARIDMDLRGNPPEEIGWVLGNRYWGQGYAPEGARAHILSAWQRGLPELVAFTAAINQPSQRVMEKIGMTRDTEGDFLHPRIAENHPLRPHVLYRIANPARS; encoded by the coding sequence GTGGAACAGGAACCGCGGACAGTGCTGGAAACCGAACGCCTGATCCTGCGCCCCTGGCAGGACGCCGACCGCGCGCCCTTCGCGGCCATCGTTGGCGATCCCCATGTCATGCGCTTTTATACAGGCACGCGCGACCGGGCCGCGGCTGACGCCTGGATCGACAAGATGATCGCCGGCCTCGATGCCGGAACCTCGGCCTTCCTCGCCGCCGAACGCAAGGCCGATGGTGAGTTGATCGGGCTGATCGGCACCGCCCGGATCGACATGGATCTGCGCGGCAACCCGCCCGAAGAAATCGGATGGGTGCTGGGCAACCGATATTGGGGACAGGGCTACGCCCCCGAAGGCGCGCGCGCCCACATCCTTTCGGCCTGGCAGCGTGGCCTGCCCGAACTCGTCGCCTTCACGGCGGCCATCAACCAGCCGTCTCAGCGCGTCATGGAAAAAATCGGCATGACCCGCGATACCGAGGGCGACTTCCTTCACCCCCGCATCGCCGAGAACCACCCCTTGCGCCCGCACGTTCTCTATCGCATCGCCAATCCGGCCCGCTCCTGA
- the serB gene encoding phosphoserine phosphatase SerB, with amino-acid sequence MSVLVLIANPNEPALSNTLVETVQSETHGEINWLAQGIACEIIAPKAADPVLTARDIIGSQPIDAALVALANRRKQLLVADMDSTMIEQECIDELADALGLKPQVAEITERAMRGELDFEAALDTRVALLKGLERRLVEDVRRERITLAPGGRALIQTMNAYGAYTALVSGGFTLFADYFAKRIGFDEAIANVLEFDADDRLTGTVEKPIVDKSTKRNRLMALAAEKGLAIAQTMAVGDGANDLDMLQAAGLGVAIHAKPIVAEQAAVRIDHSDLTALLYLQGYSDDDIVR; translated from the coding sequence ATGTCAGTTCTCGTTCTGATCGCCAATCCCAATGAACCGGCCCTGTCCAACACACTGGTGGAAACGGTCCAGAGTGAAACCCATGGCGAAATCAATTGGCTCGCGCAAGGCATAGCCTGCGAGATCATCGCGCCCAAGGCCGCCGATCCGGTTTTGACAGCCCGCGATATCATCGGCTCCCAGCCCATCGACGCGGCACTCGTTGCGCTGGCCAACCGACGCAAGCAACTGCTCGTCGCCGACATGGATTCCACGATGATCGAGCAGGAATGCATCGATGAGTTGGCAGATGCTTTGGGCCTCAAACCTCAGGTCGCCGAAATCACCGAACGCGCCATGCGCGGCGAACTTGACTTCGAAGCCGCCCTCGATACCCGCGTCGCGCTTTTGAAGGGGCTGGAGCGCCGACTGGTGGAAGACGTCCGCCGCGAGCGCATAACGCTCGCTCCCGGCGGCCGCGCCCTCATCCAGACCATGAACGCCTACGGCGCCTACACGGCCCTGGTGTCCGGCGGTTTCACCCTTTTCGCCGATTACTTCGCCAAGCGCATCGGTTTTGACGAGGCCATCGCCAACGTCCTCGAATTTGATGCCGACGACCGCCTCACCGGCACTGTCGAAAAACCCATCGTCGACAAGTCCACCAAACGCAACCGCCTCATGGCACTGGCAGCGGAAAAAGGCCTCGCTATCGCCCAGACCATGGCGGTGGGCGATGGCGCCAACGATCTCGACATGCTCCAGGCCGCCGGCCTCGGGGTCGCCATCCACGCAAAACCGATCGTTGCCGAACAGGCCGCCGTCAGGATCGATCATTCCGATCTCACAGCCCTGCTCTATCTGCAGGGGTATTCGGACGACGACATTGTAAGATAA
- the miaA gene encoding tRNA (adenosine(37)-N6)-dimethylallyltransferase MiaA: MARDGAKRAVLIAGPTASGKTALAIARARQSGARIVNADSMQVYGVLDRLTARPNPDELARAHHEMFGHVDPSVRYSTGAWLADAHKQIQEADKENQELIFVGGTGLYFDALVSGFAQVPAIDPEFVAEAEKLIQERDEAGRMALLVERDPATARRLKVADPQRVVRALSVQMATGKTLSAFQDANGPGLLDDYALERIVLMPERGLLRRRIGERFAAMMEAGAVEEVEALLARDLDPSLPAMKAIGVGEITAMLAGKMDRDEAVEKAVIATRQYAKRQSTWFRNRFRDWTFVDPFAG, encoded by the coding sequence ATGGCAAGGGATGGAGCAAAGCGCGCGGTTTTGATAGCTGGTCCGACCGCCAGCGGCAAGACGGCGCTGGCCATCGCGCGAGCGCGCCAGAGCGGGGCGCGGATCGTCAACGCCGATTCCATGCAGGTTTATGGCGTGCTCGACCGCCTGACGGCGCGGCCCAACCCGGACGAGCTGGCGCGGGCGCACCATGAAATGTTCGGACATGTGGATCCATCGGTGCGCTATTCGACGGGCGCCTGGCTGGCCGATGCTCACAAACAGATTCAAGAGGCTGACAAAGAGAATCAGGAGCTGATTTTTGTTGGCGGGACAGGGCTTTACTTCGATGCGCTCGTAAGCGGATTCGCGCAGGTTCCGGCCATCGATCCTGAATTTGTGGCCGAGGCTGAGAAACTGATTCAAGAGCGCGATGAGGCGGGGCGGATGGCGCTTTTGGTCGAGAGGGACCCGGCAACGGCAAGACGGCTCAAGGTCGCCGACCCGCAACGGGTGGTGCGGGCGCTTTCGGTGCAGATGGCGACGGGCAAGACGCTGAGCGCCTTTCAGGATGCCAACGGGCCCGGGCTGCTCGATGATTATGCGCTGGAGCGGATTGTATTAATGCCCGAGCGGGGATTGCTGCGGCGGCGGATCGGGGAGCGGTTCGCGGCGATGATGGAGGCAGGGGCTGTCGAGGAGGTCGAGGCGCTGTTGGCGCGCGACCTCGATCCGTCATTGCCGGCGATGAAAGCGATTGGCGTGGGAGAAATCACGGCCATGCTGGCGGGCAAGATGGACCGTGACGAGGCGGTGGAAAAAGCGGTGATTGCCACACGGCAATATGCCAAGCGGCAATCGACATGGTTCCGCAACAGGTTCAGGGACTGGACTTTTGTCGATCCGTTTGCCGGTTAG
- a CDS encoding calcium/sodium antiporter, translated as MVYLLLIVGLILLVAGGEGFVRGSVAIAEKLGMSSLLIGLTLVGFGTSLPELVTSVQAALDGAPGIAVGNVVGSNIANILLILGITALIFPIAVDKAILRRDGSVLVVASLAALAIVMIGTLGRIAGVVLIAMLLAYVLFSYFADRKAQAGQTVVAEIEATGGHQPVWLSIVFVIGGLALTVFGARLLVSSAVEIATALGVSETIIGLTVVAIGTSLPELVTSIIAALRRHTDLALGNIIGSNIFNVLFILGVTALIQPIPVPPEIIGFDIWVMLGATALLLGFSYTQREIVRWEGGVLLALYAGYIGWLALGAIG; from the coding sequence ATGGTCTATCTCCTGCTTATCGTCGGCCTCATTCTGCTCGTGGCAGGCGGCGAAGGCTTCGTGCGCGGCTCGGTGGCCATCGCAGAGAAACTTGGCATGTCCTCGCTGCTGATCGGGTTGACACTGGTCGGCTTCGGCACCTCGTTGCCCGAACTGGTCACCTCTGTCCAGGCCGCCCTCGATGGCGCCCCCGGCATTGCCGTGGGCAATGTGGTCGGCTCCAACATCGCAAATATCCTGCTCATCCTCGGCATCACCGCGCTGATCTTTCCCATCGCCGTCGATAAGGCCATCCTGCGCCGCGATGGATCCGTCCTTGTCGTCGCTTCCCTCGCCGCCCTCGCCATCGTCATGATCGGCACTTTGGGCCGGATCGCGGGCGTAGTTCTCATCGCCATGCTGCTCGCCTATGTGCTGTTTTCCTATTTTGCCGACCGCAAGGCCCAGGCCGGCCAAACCGTCGTCGCCGAAATCGAAGCCACGGGCGGCCATCAGCCGGTCTGGCTGTCGATCGTGTTTGTTATCGGCGGGCTGGCACTGACCGTGTTCGGCGCGCGCCTTCTGGTGTCGAGCGCCGTCGAGATCGCCACGGCCCTTGGCGTATCCGAAACCATCATCGGCCTGACCGTCGTCGCCATCGGCACCTCACTGCCCGAACTGGTCACCTCGATCATCGCCGCGCTCCGCCGTCACACCGACCTGGCGCTGGGCAACATCATCGGCTCGAACATTTTCAATGTGCTGTTCATTCTCGGCGTCACCGCCCTGATCCAGCCCATTCCCGTCCCGCCCGAAATCATCGGTTTCGACATCTGGGTCATGCTCGGCGCTACGGCGCTCCTGCTCGGCTTCTCCTACACCCAACGCGAAATTGTCCGCTGGGAAGGCGGCGTGCTCTTGGCGCTCTATGCAGGCTATATCGGCTGGCTCGCACTCGGAGCTATTGGCTAA
- a CDS encoding YbaK/EbsC family protein: MTELRQSELRVAADLTRHDLPGTVVVLDQLATTAAMAAEALGVEVGRIVKSLIFVGEETGEPIMVLVSGANRVHERRTGRQIGQKLGRADADLVREATGFAIGGVSPLGQLKSIPIYMDTDLFAFQTVWAAAGNARSVFEIAPDDLARVTGAPRITVT, encoded by the coding sequence ATGACTGAACTGCGCCAATCCGAACTCCGCGTCGCCGCCGACCTCACCCGCCACGACCTGCCCGGCACCGTCGTCGTGCTCGATCAACTCGCGACCACCGCGGCAATGGCTGCCGAGGCGCTCGGCGTCGAGGTGGGCCGCATCGTCAAATCGCTGATCTTTGTCGGCGAGGAGACCGGCGAGCCGATCATGGTGCTGGTCTCGGGCGCCAATCGCGTTCACGAAAGGCGCACCGGCCGCCAGATCGGCCAGAAGCTGGGCCGCGCCGATGCCGATCTGGTGCGCGAAGCCACCGGTTTTGCCATCGGCGGCGTTTCGCCGCTGGGACAGCTCAAATCCATTCCGATTTATATGGACACCGATCTCTTCGCGTTCCAAACCGTCTGGGCCGCAGCCGGAAACGCGCGCTCGGTATTTGAAATCGCACCGGACGATCTCGCCCGCGTCACCGGCGCACCCCGCATCACCGTCACCTGA
- a CDS encoding DJ-1/PfpI family protein — MLAITIVLTEGYSDWEIGVLAGTGRAYYGAEIGFVSADGGPVTAVSGLKTEALERFSAPTDGVVVVCGGPAFESDAPPEIEARLKQAHENGCVVAGICGATLALARAGMLDDVAHTSNGRDYLQTVKSYRGAVHYRDQPQAVRDGRIITAPAPAPASFAAEVLTAAGLEAEAAGVIMAMLSQEHARVGS, encoded by the coding sequence ATGCTTGCGATCACCATTGTGCTGACCGAGGGGTATTCCGATTGGGAAATCGGGGTGCTCGCCGGAACCGGGCGAGCCTATTACGGCGCCGAGATTGGATTTGTCTCTGCGGACGGAGGGCCGGTGACGGCGGTTTCCGGGCTCAAGACAGAAGCGCTTGAGCGGTTTTCCGCACCGACGGATGGCGTGGTCGTGGTTTGCGGTGGTCCCGCGTTTGAGAGTGATGCGCCGCCCGAGATCGAAGCACGATTGAAACAAGCTCACGAGAACGGGTGCGTGGTCGCGGGAATTTGCGGCGCGACGCTGGCGCTGGCGCGGGCGGGCATGCTCGATGATGTGGCGCATACCTCCAACGGGCGGGACTATCTGCAGACGGTCAAATCCTATCGGGGAGCGGTGCACTATCGCGATCAGCCCCAGGCGGTGCGGGACGGGAGGATCATCACGGCGCCAGCGCCCGCTCCGGCCAGCTTTGCAGCGGAGGTTTTGACGGCGGCGGGGCTCGAGGCAGAGGCGGCCGGTGTCATCATGGCCATGCTGTCACAGGAACACGCACGCGTGGGGAGTTGA
- the pncA gene encoding bifunctional nicotinamidase/pyrazinamidase, with amino-acid sequence MATKALIVIDVQNDFCPGGALAVDEGDQVVPVINQLMGQFDHVILTQDWHTADHSSFASQHPGKAPFENIEMAYGSQTLWPDHCVQGSHGADFHPELNLMPAELIIRKGFRTEIDSYSAFFENDHVTPTGLTGYLRERGLSELTFVGLATDFCVAYSALDAVGQGFSARVLLEACRGIDLMGSMETMIGKMKAAGVDLI; translated from the coding sequence ATGGCCACAAAAGCGTTGATCGTCATCGATGTGCAGAACGATTTCTGCCCAGGAGGAGCGCTTGCGGTGGACGAGGGTGATCAGGTCGTGCCGGTCATCAACCAGCTTATGGGGCAGTTCGACCACGTCATCCTGACCCAGGACTGGCACACGGCGGACCATTCGAGCTTTGCTTCCCAGCATCCCGGAAAGGCCCCGTTCGAGAATATCGAGATGGCGTATGGCAGCCAAACGCTGTGGCCCGATCACTGTGTGCAGGGCAGCCATGGGGCCGATTTTCACCCAGAGCTCAACCTGATGCCGGCCGAGCTGATCATCCGAAAGGGGTTCCGGACGGAAATCGATTCCTATTCGGCGTTTTTCGAGAACGATCACGTAACGCCGACCGGGCTGACGGGGTATCTGCGCGAACGGGGGCTGAGTGAGCTTACGTTCGTTGGGCTGGCCACCGATTTCTGCGTTGCCTATTCGGCACTCGATGCTGTGGGGCAGGGGTTTTCGGCGCGGGTGTTGCTGGAGGCGTGCCGGGGGATCGATCTGATGGGCTCGATGGAGACGATGATCGGGAAGATGAAGGCAGCAGGGGTGGATTTGATTTGA